The genomic DNA GCCCTCACGAAGCCAACAGCACAGTGAAATCGGCTACCAGGTGACTCGCACACTGGTTCGTCGATGAGCGGCGAGCGGACCCAGTGGGCGACGAATCCGCGATACCACCCGTTTACCGGCGGGCCTGTGGTGCCGTTCTACGCTCGCAAACGGATGGCGGAAAATGACGCTACCGCCACTGACTATGCAGTTGCTATGGTAATCTATCCCATGGCCTATGAGGCGAACAGACGGGTGAAGACGAGCGCCAGAACGTTTGAGATAGTAGAACGGCTCAGCCGCGATGATCATATCGGAGTGTCACAGCTGGCGGCGGATCTAGAGATGACTAAAGGAATCGTTCACAACCACCTCAGTACGCTCCGGGAGATGGGATACGTGACCAAGACCAGCGACGGCTACCGGTTGTCGCCGAAACTGCTCTCGGTCGGACTCAGGGCACGAGCCAACGCACAGCTCTATCGGTACGCAGACGGCCTCCTCACCGGGTTGGCTGAACAACTGGACGTCGGGGTGGTGCTGTGTCAGGAAGCCGGCACCGACTGTGTAATCGTCGCCACCTACGACGTGCCGCCTCGACTCGACACCGAGGTCGGTACGTCGTTCCCACTGACGGAGTCGATACTGGGCCTCGTCCTCCGTCTCTCCAGCGAGCGAGCGGCCCCGGCCGACCGCGAAACCGAATACGACCTCGCGGCGATCGACCGGGAGCTAGCCGAGAACGCGTACGCTATCGGCCCGCTGTCACGAGGGGTCGCGGTCAGCTGCGTCGCGACGCCCATCCGTGACGACGACGGGTACGGCCACGGGAGCGTGGGTGTGTTACTCACCGAGAGGCAGCGGGAGCAGCATCTCCAGCGGATTACTGAAGCGACTGTCACGTTGCGACAGCAGGTCGAGAAACGGCTGCGATCGGAGTGGACGAGTGAGCGGTCGTTCGCGACGGAGAAACACTCCTGGATCGGCTGACGACGTGCGTTCGAGCCGTCGCCGCCCCGACCGGCCGCCCACGTCGACGTTGGAACCGACCCCCACGGCGACTCCGCTTCAGACGGAGTCGGCACGTGGTTGCGTGTCCCCGCCTCGCCCGATCAAGAGCGAGAATCCGACACCGAGGACCGGAAAGACCGCCAGTACCCCGAACGTCGTCGCCGGGGTGAACACCGACAGGAGGGCTCCCGAGACCGCTGCGCCGGCGGCTCCGATTCCGAAGGAAACGAGATAGGTGTAGCCGTAGGACAGGCCCCGTTCGTCGGGCGGCGACTGCTCGGCGATCGTCGCCTGATACAGCGGCTGTAAGGCAAACAGGAGAAAGCCGAGCCCGGCGCTCACCGCCACCAGGGCCGGCATCCCGAGCCTCGCGGTCGGGACGAACCCGACAGCGACGACGGCGAGGCTCCCGAAGACGACAGCCAGTGCGGTTGTCGGCTCCACTCGGTCCGAGACCTTTCCGCCGACGTACTGGCCGCCGACACCGACTGTGAGCAGCCCGACGTAGAGATACGACGCCAGGTTGAACTGCTCTGCGACCGGGCTGCCGGCGTCGAACATTCGGGCGTACTCGGTGACCGGTGGGAGAAGACCGCCGAGTACGTCCGGGAGGAAAGTCAGGGCCCCCCGATAGAACAGCCCGTTCATCATCACGACGAACATGGCCAGCGTGAACCCGACGGTAAACAGTGCTCGGCTATCGGCGACGAACCCCGAGAGCGACATCGACGGCCGCTCGTCGGTCCCCCCGTCGACGCTGACCGCCGCCGTCTCGTCGAAATCGGTCGCCAGCGCGTACAGGACGGCCACTACTGCGGGCACAACCAGCAGCCTCGTGACGACCCGCCAGTCGAAGTTCAGCAACAAGAGCGCAGTGAGCAACGGGCCGAACGCGATTCCGAGGTTCCCCGCCATGCCGTGGTACGCGAAAGCCGTGCCTCGGTTCTCGACGCCGGTCGAGATGAGGGAGAGGCCCGACGGGTGATACACGCTCGCCGCGAGTCCCCACGCCGCGAGCGCGATTGCGATGGTCACGATGCCGCTGGCGACGCTCAAGAGCAGAAACGACAGCGCCATGCCGACGAGACAGAACAGGATCAGGGTCCGGGAACCGTACCGGTCAGCCAACACGCCGCCGGGCAGTGCTCCGATACCGAACAGCGCGTACCCGAGAGCCACGACGAGCCCGAGCATCGCTGTCGAGACGGAGAACTCGAGGAGCCAGATGACGACCAAAATCGGAATCGAGAGCTCGAACGTGTGAACTATCGCGTGAGAGACACTGGTGAATAAGACGACTGAGCGTGCGTTTTCTTCCATCACTGGGATACGCGATGCTACGAGTGTCGGCAGGCTTAGTCTTTTCTGCAACGGTAGATATGCCGCGGCGAAGAGTCGCCGCGTGCTGTCACAGGGACACCGACCGGACGGCGACGCCGGTCCGACCCCATCGCGGCGAGCGGGGCGACACCGGAGGAACGTGCCCGAGGGGGGCTGAATCGCCCGTTCGTCGCTGCCAGTCCGCCGACGGTACCGTCAGTCGGGTCCAAGCGGCGGGGCCGTGGCGGGCGGGCGCCGCGTTTGAGCCCGACGCTCGTAGGCGGCGGCCATCCCGACGAGCGTCGCTTCGCTGTGGGGCGCGCCGAGTAGCTCGACGCCGACGGGGAGGCCGTCGTCGGTGAACCCTGCGGGCATCGAGATGCCTGGACAGGAGGACTGCGAGGAGATGACGGTGTTGACCGGGTAGTCCGCACGGGTCAGGTCGCCGCTCCGCAGCTCGGCGTGCCGGGGCGGGACGACCTGCACGTCCGGGAACACGAGGGCATCGAGGTCGCGGTCGGCCAGCAGATAGACGAGTGTCTCCCGAAGCGACTCCTGGGCGGCGACCCTTTCCCAGTAGTCCGGGACCGTAGTCGGGTCCTCCGGGGCGGCGGCGATAGTCTCGAACAGCTCTAACCCCTCGTGGTACGCCCCCTTCCGGTGGAGTTCCGCGACGGAATCGACGGGAGGGCGCTCCAGACCGGCGAGAAACGCGTCGATATCACGCTTTGGCTGCAAAGCGTGCAGCGAACTGGTGTCGAGACGCTCCTGTAGCCCCGGGATACCGACCGGGTCGACCAGCTCGGCACCCGCCTCCGACATCGTCGACAGTGCCGTTTCGACGACCGACGTCACCGGCGCTGCAGTCGGGTCAGCGTCGCTCCCGAACACGTCACGAACGACGCCGAGTCGGGCCCCGTCGAGGCCGGTGCCATCGATGGCCGACACGCAGGACCCGGGGGAACCGCCGAACCGCGCGGCCCCCGTCCGCTCGTCGCGTCTATCGAACCCGGCTATCACGTCCAGTACGCGGGCGAGGTCCTCGACTGTCCGTGCCATCGGTCCGGGGGTGTCCTGTCGCGTTACCAGCGGAGACAGCCCCGCGCGACTCACCAGCCCGGTCGTCGGCCGAAGGCCGTAGAGGTTACAGCACGATGCGGGGACGCGAATAGAGCCGCCAGTGTCCTCACCGATGCCGACCGCACCGAGGTTAGCAGCGACGCCGGCCCCGGTGCCTGCACTGGAGCCCCCCGAGTCTCGGTCTAGATCGTAGGGGTTCTTCGTCTGGCCGAGCACGGACGAGTATCCCACGAAGCCCGCGGCCCAGTCCGGGAGGTTCGTTTTCGCGAGGATAACCGCGCCGGCCTCTTTCAAGCGCCGGACGATAGTCGCGTCCTCGGCCGGGACGTAGTCGGCGAACGCTTCCGAGCCGAACGTCGTCACGAGGCCCGCCGTGGAGACCTGGTCCTTGACGAGAACGGGTATCCCGTGGAGCGGGCCACAGAGCCCGCTTTCGGCGAACCGCTGGTCGAGCTCCGCGGCCCGGTCCCTCGCTGCGGGGTTGACCGTGACGACGCTGTTTATCCGCGGTCCGTCCCGGTCGTAGGCCCCGATTCGCTCGATGTACTGGTCGACGATACTCTCACTCGTGAGTTCACCGCGTCGCATCGCGGCGTGTAGCTCCCCGATAGTCGCCTCGACGATAGATGATGGATACGACATTCTGTAATAGATTTCCCGTACTGTCACATATATCGGTGAAATGCGCCATATACGTTTGGAAATACAGGATATTTGTTCGAGAGTTCGTGCTGTCTCTGTCGCGTCCCGGTTCCGTCTGTCCCGCCCTACGGTGTCGGAGTGCATACCGTGTCTCCCGGGATATCCGGTTGCGGCCAGAATTGAATAAACGTTCGAGTGTTATTGTAATAACGGACGTTTGTAACCCTAATCTATATATTGTGTGGGATTGACCAACTGCTGTGGTCAAACTAGTCCTGCTAAAGAAGCCGACGGAAGGTGTCAGCCGCGACGAACTCATCGAGTATCTTCGGACAGTCCACGGGCCGCACAACGCGAGCCTCCCCGGGAACGACTACTCGCTCTCGGTACAGGTCGACCCGGACGACGAGGACGCGATTCCGGACGATATGGAGTACTACGACGAGAGCGAGACCATCCCGGTCGACCCGGAGGACACCGAGTACGACTCCCTGGAGATACACGAGTTCGAGACGGTCGAAGACCTCATCGAGGCCCATTCGACCGAGAGCGCACAGGAGGCGGCCGACAAACTTGACGAAATGATTGACTTTGAAGAGGAGATCGCGTTCGTCGTCGACGACGAACAGATAGAGCTCTAGGTCGCTTTCTCCCGCACGCAGACGGTGGTGGTCACCTGCCTCTGAGCCCGCGAACACAGCAGTCGGCATCCCAGACGGGGAAGACTCGTCACAGACGGTGTGTACCCTGCGGGTCACTGAGCCCACGACATCACCTGCCGGTGGCGCGACCGAAACGCGTCGGTGTGTTCGGGCAATATGGCCGCGAGCGAACACACTAAACCAACGCTCACCGTGGAGTAGAGTGGACAATGGTTGATATCGAGGCGTTAGACCACGAGAAGTTCACCGACCGCGCCTGTGACCTCGCCCGCATTGCCGGCGAGCGTGGCGACGGCCCGTACGGCTCACTGCTCGTCGTCGACGGCGAAATCATAATGGAAGAGACGAACCGCGAGGTGACTGACGACGACCTGTCGCTCCATCCGGAGTTGACGCTCGCGAGACGAGCGGCGCAGGAACTCGACGAGGAGACGGCCAGAGAAGCCGTCATGTACACGAGCACCGAACCGTGCCCGATGTGTTCGACGGGGATGGCCTACGCCGGCCTCGGGGCTGTCGTCTACAGCGTCTCCGGCGAGCGTGCCTCGGAGCTCCGAGGCGGCGGCACCGGCGGGATTCCATCCGACGAAGTGTTCGACAGGCTCGACGCCGATATAGAGGTTATCGGTCCCGTGCTGCAGACGGAAGGCGAAGCGGTTCACGAAGCGTTCTGACCGGGGCGAACAGACACTCGCCAAGGGCGGGCGAATCGACGAAGTGTCAACGACGGCCGAAGTCGACCGTCTTGTCCATCCCGTGCTCGTAGACAGTACTGGTGCGACTTGACTCCGCGATGGGGTTGCCGTCCCGGAGCACCAGAGGTCGCACGGGCTGGGTTCGAAGCGCGTCGAACGGGTCGGTCGCGTCGTACACGACCAGCGAGCCCTCATTGCCGGCCTCGATACCGTAGTCGTTGACACCGAACACCGCCGCGTTCCCTTCGAGAAGCATGTTCCACAGCGTCGCGGTGTCTTCGTCCCCGTTCATGTGGGCGAGGTGGACGAGCACGAACGCGGCCTTCAGCGGGTCGCCGTCGCCGTAGCTGTGGAAGTGGTCGACGATGTCGTCCTGACCGATACCGACGGCGACCCCCTGGTCCCGGAGGGCTTCGATTCGCGTGTGGCCGCGGCGACGGGGGAAGTCGTCGTAGCGGCCCTGCAGGACCGCGTTCGCCATCGGATTCGTGACGACGTTCATCCCGCTCTCCCCGATAATCCGGACGAGCTTGTCGGCGTAGGCGTTCGCGTACGAATGCAAGGCCGTGGCGTGGCTGGCGGTCACTCTCTCCCCGAGGCCGCGTTTCAGCGCCTCGCTGGCCAGGACGCCGGTGTAGCGGGACTGCGGGTCGTCGGTCTCGTCGATGTGGAGGTCGGCTTGCGCGTCGTATTTCTCAGCCGTGTCTAACACCGTCCTGACGTGTGCGTTGCCGTCTTCGGTGATGTGCTCTCTGTGGGGGATGCCGCCGACGATGTCGAGGCCGCGTTCCATCGCCGCTTCGAACCGCGTCAATTTCTCCTCGCCTCCCGTGTAGAGACAGCCCATCGGAAACGCCACAATCTGGATGTCGACGAAGCCGGCCAGTTCCTCCCTGACCTCCAGCATGGCTTCGAGACCGACCTCGGAGCGCTCGTCCGAGTTGACGTCGAGGTGGGTCCGAACACGCGTGACGCCGTTCGCCGCGAACCATCGAGCGACCTTCTTCGCGCGGTCTTTGTAATTCTGTTTCGTGAGGTCCTCTTTCGTGTCGTTCCAGAGCCGCCAGCCTTCCTCCAGCGTCCCGGTCCCGTTCCAGTTGGGGACGCCGGCAGTCAACGCGGCGTAGAGGTGCGTGTGCGATTCTATCAGCGGCGGGGTAACGAGACGCCCGGCGGCGTCGAATCGCTGGTCGTGGTCGAACGCGTCGGGGTCGCCGTCGCCGGCCCGGACGACCCTGTCGATACGTCCGTTCCGGATTTCGATATCGACGTTGTTCTCGCGCTCGCCAGAGGGACCGATCACGTTGGCGTCGGTGACGATGTATTCGGACACACCGTACAACAGCTAAAGTGTACAAAAATAACCCGCTGAATACGCCAAATATTTCCCCAGTGCGCTAATTTATATTCGTATATTAAGGAATAGCCGCGAAAATTTGACTCCACTCACGGGCCGGAGCAGCGATGGGCACTCGGGCACACCACGGCGGAGTCGAGCCGGGAGGTGCGGCGGGCAGACACGAGCGATATCATCTTCACGTGATAATACCGGTTGCATTGCAGTAATCGTAGATTATTTAAACATTAGCCGTAATTGCTAGTTGATGTCCGATTCTATACTTCAGAATTGTACAACTGTTGGTGGAGACTCGATAGATATCGAAATACAGGATGGCGTCATCGACAGGGTCGTCCCCGCCGGGGAAGGGGACGCGAGTGCATACGACCCAGCGGATAGATACGACGTCGACGGCAATCTGGTCACGCCGACCGTAACTGAGTCACACACCCACCTGTTCAACGCGCTCTCGGAGGGGAATCCACACACGAACGACGTCGGGACGCTCGAACAGGCCTGGCAAACGGGCGAAAAGAACAGCGTTCACCGGACGGAAGAGGTCGTGAAGAAGAACGCGCGACGGGTGCTGAACTGGTTTGTCTCCTACGGTGTGACCCGGGTCCGCAGTCACCTCTCGCTGACCGCCTCGAAAGAGGGGCCGTTCACAGCCGCGGAAGCGATGCTCGAAATCAAAGAAGAGTACAGCGATATCGTCGACCTCCAGCTCGTCGGGGTTCCGGATAGGGGGTACATACGGGACGAGGAGAAGTTCAGCCAGTTCGAGACGCTGCTAGATATGGGCATCGACGTCGTCGGAGGGTGGCCACACCGCGAGGACACCCGGGAGTACGGTGTCGAACACACCAGGGCCGCCCTGGACCTGGCGACGGAACACGACCTGCTTGTCGACCTCCACATCGACGAGACTGACGACCCCAACTCGAGGTACACCGAGGTGCTGGCGACCGAAGCCATGGAGCGTGGCATCGGCGACCGAACGACGGCGAGTCACGTTACGGCGATGCACTCGTACCCGAACGCCTACGCGGATAAGCTCTCGCGGTTGTTGGCCGAAAGCGGTGTGAGCGTCATCACGAATCCGCTCTCGAATTCAGTCCTCCAGGGGCGATACGACGACTACCCCAAACGCCGCGGCTTCACTCGTCTCGACGAACTGGCCGATGCAGGTGTGACCGTGGGTATCGGCCACGACGATATCGGGGATTCGGCGAACCCGTACGGGGACGGCGATCCCCTCAAGGTCCTGTACTTCCTGGCACACTTCGCTCACAAGAACCGGCTGGGCGACGAGACACAGCTCTGGAACATGCTCCTCCGGAACAACGCGGAAATCTTCGGCTTGAATCCCCGGGAATCGACGTTGACCGAAGGTACGGAAGGGTCCGTCGTCGTGTACGACTCGCCGTCCGCCTTCGACGCGATCCGAACTATCGCACCGCGGACGCTCGTGATGAAAGACGGGCAGGTCATCGCCCGGACGAGCCGCGACGCCCAGATTCTGTCCAATGATATCGGAGCGGTCGATTTCAGCAAGGAAGACATCTGACCGGACCGCTCCGATGGAAACCACGCAGGACACAGCCTCGCTTGTCGGTATCCTGACGGCCGCGTCGCTCGCAGGCGGCGCATCGAAATACGCTATCGGTCCGCTCGTGCCGGAGATAACCGCGAGTTTCGACGTGACGACTGCGACGGTCGGCATCGCACTGAGCGCGATGTGGTTCGCGTTCGCAGCCGTCCAGTTTATCGGCGGTGTGTTGGCCGACCTGGTCGGTGAGCGGTTCGTTCTGCTGGCATCGGTCTCGCTCATTTTCCTGGGGAGTTCGTTGCTGTTTGTTGCACCCACGTTTCCGATTTTCCTCGGTGCCCTTGTCGTTCTGGGTTCGGGGACCGGAGCGCTGTTGATATCCTCGGCGACCTACATCGGCAAGACCTTCGAGACGATGGGCGGCAAGCTCGGCGTGATAACGCTGGGGTCGTCGGCCGCTGGACTCCTCGCCCCGCTGCTTGCCGTCACGTTGGGAGCGCTCTACGGCTGGCGAATCGTCATGCTGTCCGGTGCGACGTTGGCCCTGCCGATCTTTGTCGGCATCTACGTCGAGGTCGATTCTGTCCCGCGGGTGAGTTCCGACGACCGTCGCAGCGATATCCGGGCCGGCCTCGAACAGGTACTCGCCGGCCGCGTGCTCTTGCTGACGCTGTTCGGGGCGTCGATGTACTTCGTCTTTCAGGCTATCGCGTCGTTTTTTCCGACGATGCTGCTCGGCACGACGGACGTCTCGCCGAGAACCGCGGCCGTCGCACTCAGCGCGTTTTTCGCTCTCACTGCGGTATCCAATCCGGTGTTCGGTCGACTCTCCGAACGCCTCGGCCGAACGCCGGTGTTGAGTGCGTGTCTCGGCGTCTCTATCATCGGGTTCGCGCTGTTGTTCGTCTCGACCACCCCGCTACTCGTGTCGGTCGGCGTGGCGTTCGTCGGCGTCGGGTCCGGGTGGGGGTCGACGCTGACGTCGAAACTGATGGAGCTCTTTACGCGTGGCGAGCGGGGCACTGGCTATGGCGTCATGAACACGCTCGCGAACGTCCTCGGCTCATCAGGGAGTGCCGTCACCGGCGTGTTCGCCCTCAGATACGGGTGGCACCAGACTATCGGCCTGATAGCCGCGATACTGGTCTGTGCGCTCTCTCTGTTGCTCGTCGACTCGATACTTCCGAAGAACGGCGGCGTAGACCCGTCAGAGTGAGCACCCCGAACGACAGCGCTCCCGAGCGGACTAGTTCGACTGCTCTCCTTCGGTCCGCAGTCGTAGCGTCCAAGATTTATAGTAATACTTTTGCGAATGTGCATATATATCACGTATGAATGGACGTATTAATTGAAAATTCGCGAATCGTTGATGGAACCGGCGCTCCGTGGTTTCGTGGATGGGTCACGATGGAAGACGGGACGATAACCCAGGTCGGTCGGCAGTCACAGACGGCCCCGGATGCGACCGAAACTGTCGACGCCGACGGCTCGGTTCTCTGTCCGGGATTTATCGACACCCACTCGCACTCAGACCTCGAGGTGTTCGCCGACCCGGTGCTGGAACCGAAGGTCCGACAGGGTATTACGACCGAAATAGTCGGCCAGGACGGGTTCTCTGCTGGCCCGCTCTCCCGTGACAAGACGGGGGAGTGGGAAGACCACTTGAGCGGTATGAACGGGCGACTGGACGACGACTGGGAGTGGGGGTGCCTGGGAGCGTACCTGGACGCTATCGAGGCGAACAGCTGCGGCCCGAACGTCGCGACGCTTGTCGGTCATGGCACGGTCCGGTACGAGACGCTGGGCATGACAGACCGGGAACCGACCCCGGCCGAACTCGAGGAGATGGCAGCCCTCGTCGCCGGTGCGCTCGAAGACGGGGCGATCGGGTTTTCCACAGGGTTGGTGTATCCACCACAGGTACACGCGACCACTGGCGAGGTCCGACGGCTCGCCCGAGAGCTGGCTGCGTTCGACCGCCCGTTCGTCGCTCACATACGGAACGAATCCGTGGATATCTGGGAGGCCCTCGAGGAGTTCATCCGGATAGGGTCCAGGGAATCGATTCCGCTCCACCTGTCGCACTTCAAGCTCGCTTTCGCACCACAGCACGGCAAAGCTCGGCGAGCGATCGGCGTGCTCAAGTCGGCCCGCGAGCGAGGCGTCGATATCACCGCCGATCAGTACCCGTACACGGCGGGGTCGACGAAGCTCGGAGAGGTGCTTCCCGCCTGGGTGCACGCGGACGGACCGGAGGGGGTAATCGAATCGCTCCAGACGGAGGCAGACCGTGCGAGAATCCGAGCCCATCTCGAGGCGCGCCTCGATGACTGGGACCGCGTCGTCGTGACGAGCGTCGCGAGTACGCGGAACCAGGCCGCCATCGGCGAGACCATAGCCGCCATCGCACGCGAGCGCGGGACCACACCCGAGACGGCGATCATGGACCTCCTCGTCGAGGAACGGCTCGAAGTCGGAAAGATAACCTACATGTTACACGAGGACGACGTTCGGTCCATTCTGCAGTACGGCGGCGCGTGTATCGCCACTGACGGACTGCTCGGTGGGAACCCGCATCCACGGACGTACGGCACCTATCCACGAGTCCTCGGCCACTACGTCAGAGACGAAAATCTGCTCCCGCTGGAAGCTGCCGTCCAGATGATGACTGCGCTCCCGGCCCGAGCGATGGGGATGCAGACTAAAGGGCTCGTTCGGCCCGGGATGGACGCCGACCTCCTGGTGTTCGATCCGGTGGCGGTCCGTTCGAACGCGACGTTCGAACAGCCCCGACAGTATCCCGATGGCATCGAACACGTACTGGTGAACGGCTCGTTCGTAGTCCGTGAGGAGGCCATCACCGGTTCGCTCCCGGGTTCGGTTATCCGCGCGTGAGTCTCTCGGTGTGGCTCCGCCCATCGAACCGGGGTACTGGCACTCACGAGTCACCAGTGTCGCCAGAGTGGCCCGGTGAGGTGCTAGCCGGCAATTCGACCGACCCGGTACGGCGGTCGGAGTTGGATTAGCGGATAGAGTGTCAACTAGAATATAGCCGGCAAAGAAATGTGTGCAAACTCAGGTTTGCTGGCCAGAATCTGTACAAATATAGTGAACTAAGAGTAGGAGCAATACATTAACACACCTAGTACACGCTGGAGGCATATATATTAAAGTTATATAGTAGTCCACCTCGTTCGGGATGTTGTGAAACGCAGAGAGCTACTCGGTACTAGCGCAGCGGCATTGATCGGCGGAATAGCGGGTTGCGGTGGAGGCGGATCCGGAGCGAACTCCCTGAACATCGCAGACATCGAAGAGTGGCCGCCGGCGGAGTACGAAAACGAGATCAACGTCTGGAACTGGTACACGGGATGGCGGGACGTCATCACCGAGCGGTTCATGGAGGAGTACCCCGGGGTAGAGAACGCGAACCTCGACTCTTACAACAATCCCGGGCAGTTCTACGCGCAGATCCAGAGCAGTCACTCGATCGACTCCATCGGGTCCACGGGGGAGTACACCCAGCGGATGATGGCGAACGACCTCGCGGAACCGCTCCCGATAGACATGATGCCCAACTACGAAAACGTGGCAGACCAGTACAAGGAGGTGACCGAGAGTACGTACGCGGACGAGGGCGGTGTGTACGGGCTGCCAAACGTTATCGTCGCGATGCCGGTCATCGCCTACCGTGACGACTACTTCGACAGCCCACCGAGCTCGTTCGATGTCTTCTGGGACGAAGACCTCGCCGGCAACATCCTCATGTGGGACCGGGATTACATCCTGATGCAGACCGCCGCGCTGTACACCGGCCAGGATCCGCACAACCCGTCCGACTGGGACGAACTGCGAGAGGTGCTCATCCAACAGAAGGACCTGAACGAGGCCTACTACCAGAACCACGACACGGCCCAACAGCTGCTCGCGAGCGAGAACGCAGTCGTCGGTGCGACGCCGACGAACTCCGCCCTGCAGGGTCACGATACGCACGACTCCGCGATACGATACACCGTTCCTGAGGAAGGGACGCTGTTCTCGATCGACCAGCAGGTCGTTCCGAAAGGGGCACCGAACCCGGTGGCGGGCGCGATGTTCACCGACTTCTCCATGTCGCGAGAGAGTGTCGAGATACTGTGGAACGAGTCTTACGCGATCTCCTCGCACGCGGACGCGTTCGATATAATCGCGGATATCGAGGACGATCCGGAGCTCGCGGAACTGGCCCGATACGACGACGACTGGGAGTTGTCCGAACGGCGGCCGCTGTCGGAAGAAGTCCGACAGCGGACCAGTGACCTGTACACCGAAGTGATGGGTGCATAAGGAATCCATTGAACGCCTGTCTATCCAAGCCAAAATGTCAAGCGAACTAGAAGACTCGGTAAACAACCGGACGAATCGAACGAATCGAAAGACGACGTTAGAGGTGGACTCCCTAGTCAAGATCTATCAGGGAAAAGAGACAGTTCACGCTGTCGAAGGGGTGAACTTCGAGATCAGAGAAGGGGAGTTCGTCTCTATTATCGGTCCAAGTGGCTCGGGGAAGTCGACGATCCTGCGGATGATAGCCGGGTTCGAAGAGCCGACCGAGGGACAGGTTGTGCTTGACCGGATAGACATCACGAAGCGGCCGCCGTTCGACCGGGATACGAACATGATGTTTCAGGACCTGGCACTGTTCCCGAACTACACTGTCAGCGAGAACATCGAGTACGGCCCCAAACAGGACGGTGTGTCGAAAAAAGAGAGACAGGAGATGGCAGCGGAGATGCTCGACGTCGTCCAGCTCGAGGGTTACGGCGACCGCGCCATCGACGAACTGAGTGGCGGCGAACAACAGCGCGTCGCACTCGCGCGCTGTATGGTCAACAGACCGAGCGTGGTCCTCTTCGACGAGCCTCTCGCTTCACTCGACCGCCAGCTCCGCCGGCAGATGACGACCGAGCTGAGCGACATCCAGAATCGCACGGGCTCGACCTTTCTCTATGTCACCCACAATCAGGAGGTCGCCCTGTCGGCGTCCGATCGGGTCATCGTGTTGAACGACGGGCAGATAGAACAGATCGGAACGCCCGACGAGCTGTACCACAGTCCGGAGACGGAGTTCGTCGCGAACTTCGTCGGTGACATGAACATGTTCAGCAGCGACGTCCGGGAAGGTAGCGCCCCCGACAACCCGGCTGAGATTCCCAGTGAGACGATCACGATGCCCCCGGGGACGGGGATAAGCGACGGAGCGACGTCGATGAAAGTCGGAATCCGTCCCCACGACACCGAACTGGTGACCGATAGAGAAGACGTGTCAGACTTCTACTTAGAGGGCACTGTGAGAGGAGTGATGTTCGCGGGCGAGGAGAAAATCGCCACGGTCGACACCGAACTGGGTGAATTCACCGCCGAAACGAACCTAGATAC from Halomicroarcula saliterrae includes the following:
- a CDS encoding N-acyl-D-amino-acid deacylase family protein, which gives rise to MEDGTITQVGRQSQTAPDATETVDADGSVLCPGFIDTHSHSDLEVFADPVLEPKVRQGITTEIVGQDGFSAGPLSRDKTGEWEDHLSGMNGRLDDDWEWGCLGAYLDAIEANSCGPNVATLVGHGTVRYETLGMTDREPTPAELEEMAALVAGALEDGAIGFSTGLVYPPQVHATTGEVRRLARELAAFDRPFVAHIRNESVDIWEALEEFIRIGSRESIPLHLSHFKLAFAPQHGKARRAIGVLKSARERGVDITADQYPYTAGSTKLGEVLPAWVHADGPEGVIESLQTEADRARIRAHLEARLDDWDRVVVTSVASTRNQAAIGETIAAIARERGTTPETAIMDLLVEERLEVGKITYMLHEDDVRSILQYGGACIATDGLLGGNPHPRTYGTYPRVLGHYVRDENLLPLEAAVQMMTALPARAMGMQTKGLVRPGMDADLLVFDPVAVRSNATFEQPRQYPDGIEHVLVNGSFVVREEAITGSLPGSVIRA
- a CDS encoding ABC transporter substrate-binding protein encodes the protein MKRRELLGTSAAALIGGIAGCGGGGSGANSLNIADIEEWPPAEYENEINVWNWYTGWRDVITERFMEEYPGVENANLDSYNNPGQFYAQIQSSHSIDSIGSTGEYTQRMMANDLAEPLPIDMMPNYENVADQYKEVTESTYADEGGVYGLPNVIVAMPVIAYRDDYFDSPPSSFDVFWDEDLAGNILMWDRDYILMQTAALYTGQDPHNPSDWDELREVLIQQKDLNEAYYQNHDTAQQLLASENAVVGATPTNSALQGHDTHDSAIRYTVPEEGTLFSIDQQVVPKGAPNPVAGAMFTDFSMSRESVEILWNESYAISSHADAFDIIADIEDDPELAELARYDDDWELSERRPLSEEVRQRTSDLYTEVMGA
- a CDS encoding MFS transporter; translation: METTQDTASLVGILTAASLAGGASKYAIGPLVPEITASFDVTTATVGIALSAMWFAFAAVQFIGGVLADLVGERFVLLASVSLIFLGSSLLFVAPTFPIFLGALVVLGSGTGALLISSATYIGKTFETMGGKLGVITLGSSAAGLLAPLLAVTLGALYGWRIVMLSGATLALPIFVGIYVEVDSVPRVSSDDRRSDIRAGLEQVLAGRVLLLTLFGASMYFVFQAIASFFPTMLLGTTDVSPRTAAVALSAFFALTAVSNPVFGRLSERLGRTPVLSACLGVSIIGFALLFVSTTPLLVSVGVAFVGVGSGWGSTLTSKLMELFTRGERGTGYGVMNTLANVLGSSGSAVTGVFALRYGWHQTIGLIAAILVCALSLLLVDSILPKNGGVDPSE
- a CDS encoding ABC transporter ATP-binding protein, whose amino-acid sequence is MDSLVKIYQGKETVHAVEGVNFEIREGEFVSIIGPSGSGKSTILRMIAGFEEPTEGQVVLDRIDITKRPPFDRDTNMMFQDLALFPNYTVSENIEYGPKQDGVSKKERQEMAAEMLDVVQLEGYGDRAIDELSGGEQQRVALARCMVNRPSVVLFDEPLASLDRQLRRQMTTELSDIQNRTGSTFLYVTHNQEVALSASDRVIVLNDGQIEQIGTPDELYHSPETEFVANFVGDMNMFSSDVREGSAPDNPAEIPSETITMPPGTGISDGATSMKVGIRPHDTELVTDREDVSDFYLEGTVRGVMFAGEEKIATVDTELGEFTAETNLDTDKGDTVFLSFGREDVHLFPTEVNNEH